Proteins encoded in a region of the Eschrichtius robustus isolate mEscRob2 chromosome 14, mEscRob2.pri, whole genome shotgun sequence genome:
- the SLC35E4 gene encoding solute carrier family 35 member E4, with product MCRCPRERHDGRMTSAEAVAVAGGARWASPQWPPDTPQALRRPGRAWVAVAALVWLLAGASMSSLNKWIFTVHGFGRPLLLSALHMLAAALACHPGARRPMPGRTRRQVLLLSLTLGASMACGNVGLSAVPLDLAQLATTTTPLITLALSALLLGRRHHPLQFAAMGPLCLGAACSLAGELRTPPAGCGFLLAATCLRGLKSVQQSALLQEERLDAVTLLYATSLPSFCLLAGAALVLEAGVAPLPAPTDSRLWACILLSCLLSVLYNLASFSLLALTSALTVHVLGNLTVVGNLVLSRLLFGSRLSTLSYVGIALTLSGMFLYHNCEFLASWAARRGFWRRDQPGKGL from the exons ATGTGCCGCTGCCCGCGGGAGCGCCATGACGGCAGGATGACCTCAGCTGAGGCAGTGGCGGTGGCTGGCGGTGCTCGGTGGGCGTCCCCTCAGTGGCCCCCTGACACCCCGCAGGCCCTACGGCGGCCTGGCCGGGCCTGGGTGGCCGTGGCAGCGCTGGTGTGGCTGCTGGCGGGAGCCAGCATGTCGAGCCTCAACAAGTGGATTTTCACGGTGCACGGCTTCGGGCGGCCCCTGCTGCTCTCGGCGCTGCACATGCTGGCAGCTGCGCTGGCGTGCCACCCGGGGGCACGGCGCCCCATGCCCGGCCGCACCCGCCGCCAAGTGCTGCTGCTCAGCCTCACCTTAGGCGCCTCGATGGCCTGCGGCAACGTGGGCCTGAGCGCTGTGCCCCTGGACCTGGCGCAGCTGGCCACCACCACCACGCCACTGATCACGCTGGCCCTGTCCGCGCTGCTGCTCGGCCGCCGCCACCACCCACTGCAGTTCGCCGCCATGGGCCCGCTCTGCCTGGGGGCTGCCTGCAGCCTGGCCGGAGAGCTCCGGACACCCCCAGCTGGCTGTGGTTTCCTGCTGGCGGCCACCTGCCTCCGTGGGCTCAAGTCCGTTCAGCAGA GTGCCCTGCTGCAGGAGGAGAGGCTGGACGCGGTGACCCTGCTGTATGCCACCTCGCTGCCCAGCTTCTGCCTGCTGGCAGGCGCGGCCCTGGTGCTGGAAGCTGGCGTGGCACCGCTGCCCGCCCCCACCGACTCCCGCCTCTGGGCCTGTATCCTGCTCAGCTGCCTCCTGTCTGTGCTCTACAACCTGGCCAGCTTCTCCCTGCTGGCCCTCACCTCGGCCCTCACTGTTCACGTCCTGGGCAACCTCACTGTCGTGGGCAACCTCGTCCTTTCCCGGCTCCTGTTTGGCAGCCGCCTCAGCACCCTCAGCTATGTGGGCATTGCGCTCACCCTTTCAGGAATGTTCCTTTACCACAACTGCGAGTTCTTGGCTTCTTGGGCTGCCCGCAGGGGCTTCTGGCGGAGGGACCAGCCTGGCAAGGGTCTCTGA